A portion of the Drosophila sechellia strain sech25 chromosome 2R, ASM438219v1, whole genome shotgun sequence genome contains these proteins:
- the LOC6615750 gene encoding high affinity cAMP-specific and IBMX-insensitive 3',5'-cyclic phosphodiesterase 8 isoform X5, whose product MIISSQPNLAGSATTTTTTTITSAHVSQEGSMPLPLPVPVTIPLPIAGTCNCGAVGVGMGMALGARQCPSPAVDPTTATATPTTTTPGRDSLTRPASESELNVGTGTSGTSSSGGNSRPGHRKSSLALALTPEDEPMDVYQRNLMDLKYPTVLPPNPPLKALLVFHKSDSICEAITAACQRHQLDVTLVKSKEEALDTLQKSYATAQCYHLIIIDARSFKNLDAEHIARTIRHTHGHHLTTIIAVCKKSFFEKDDVLIALLDAGVNRCVAETTNLAMCSVELKQILHSIIRPHNVMSTQQALYTALHRLKEVVLITDDLLRIQYANRATERLLNMRLDEIISKQLEDIFVSDLSTISEQCKNIKEFDGILTVRRKSQEGIPMHVRVVPVACIGSAPTHLIFNFDVPGGQMDFIATLPQPKEAPRGSLHSVRRCSFDVRSIASDGLRRTSLAKLTSLPLEAPITKIINLLSQVQENCSADEARLIDKVLEFLKREGLYSPQMKEIRTDDPIATDLIGALLTGPSVYSSRRSSNDSIIRTGSSTRTAAIVPAKMKSNPIIMELLDESLSWDFDIFKLEEITDYHPLLYLGMEMFRRFDVFATLNIDENVCKAWLAVIEAHYRKSNTYHNSTHAADVMQATGAFITQLTNKDMLVMDRMEEATALIAAAAHDVDHPGRSSAFLCNSNDALAVLYNDLTVLENHHAAITFKLTLGDDKINIFKNLDKETYKSARSTIIDMILATEMTRHFEHLAKFVSVFGGEEPRDHNPQTDEETSILMRRMLIKVADVSNPARPMQFCIEWARRIAEEYFMQTDEEKQRHLPIVMPMFDRATCSIPKSQIGFIEYIIQDMMHAWESFIDMPQLITYMQINYSQWKKYDEQGVNTLAEIMAKQPPVGKMANSK is encoded by the exons ATGATAATTTCCAGCCAGCCGAATTTGGCTGGATCGGCGACGACCacgaccaccaccaccatcaccagtGCCCATGTGAGCCAGGAGGGTTCCATGCCACTGCCGCTGCCCGTTCCCGTTACCATTCCCCTGCCCATCGCCGGCACTTGCAACTGCGGGGCAGTGGGcgtgggaatgggaatggccCTGGGGGCCAGACAGTGCCCATCTCCAGCCGTGGATCCGACGACAGCCACGGCCACACCCACGACCACGACACCAGGCAGAGATTCATTAACGCGTCCGGCCTCCGAGTCCGAGCTGAATGTGG GCACAGGCACATCGGGCACCAGTTCATCCGGCGGGAACAGCCGTCCAGGTCACCGCAAGTCATCACTAGCCCTCGCCCTCACCCCGGAAGATGAGCCGATGGACGTCTACCAG CGAAATCTCATGGACCTGAAGTATCCAACCGTGCTACCACCGAATCCCCCACTTAAG GCCCTCCTGGTTTTCCACAAGTCGGACAGCATCTGCGAGGCGATCACCGCGGCGTGCCAGCGCCACCAGCTGGACGTCACGCTGGTCAAGTCCAAGGAGGAGGCCCTGGACACCCTGCAGAAGTCGTACGCCACCGCCCAGTGCTACCACCTAATCATAATTGATGCGCGCTCTTTCAAGAACCTGGATGCGGAGCACATTGCGAG AACCATTCGTCACACACACGGCCACCATTTAACGACAATAATTGCAGTCTGCAAGAAGAG TTTCTTCGAAAAGGATGATGTGCTAATTGCTCTATTGGACGCTGGCGTTAATAGA TGCGTAGCGGAGACGACCAACCTGGCCATGTGCAGTGTGGAACTGAAGCAGATACTGCACTCCATCATCCGGCCGCACAATGTCATGTCCACTCAACAG GCCCTCTACACGGCTCTGCACCGGCTAAAGGAGGTGGTGCTCATCACGGACGACTTGCTGCGGATTCAGTACGCGAACCGTGCCACCGAGAGGCTGCTCAACATGCGGCTG GACGAGATCATTAGCAAGCAGCTGGAGGACATATTTGTGTCGGACCTCTCCACCATCAGCGAGCAGTGCAAGAACATCAAGGAGTTCGATGGCATCCTGACCGTGCGTCGCAAGAGCCAGGAGGGCATACCCATGCACGTGCGCGTCGTGCCGGTGGCCTGCATAGGCAG CGCCCCCACGCACCTGATTTTCAACTTTGATGTGCCCGGCGGGCAGATGGACTTCATAGCCACGCTGCCGCAGCCCAAAGAGGCGCCTCGGGGCTCCCTGCACTCGGTGCGGCGCTGCAGCTTTGATGTCCGCTCCATCGCCTCGGACGGACTGCGGAGGACGAGCTTGGCCAAGCTGACGTCGCTGCCACTGGAGGCACCCATCACTAAA ATAATCAATTTACTATCACAAGTACAGGAGAATTGTTCGGCCGATGAGGCGCGTCTCATAGACAAGGTCTTGGAGTTCCTGAAGCGCGAGGGACTCTACAGTCCGCAGATGAAGGAGATACGAACGGACGATCCCATAGCCACCGATCTAATCGGTGCCCTGCTAACA GGTCCCAGCGTGTACTCATCGCGCCGCAGCTCGAATGACTCCATCATACGCACTGGCAGCTCCACGAGAACTGCCGCCATTGTGCCCGCCAAAATGAAG TCCAACCCCATTATCATGGAACTACTTGACGAATCTCTCAGCTGGGACTTtgatattttcaaattggAGGAGATCACCGACTACCACCCGCTGCTCTACCTGGGCATGGAGATGTTCCGTCGCTTCGACGTCTTTGCCACCCTGAACATCGATGAAAACGTGTGCAAGGCGTGGTTGGCAGTGATTGAAGCCCACTACCGCAAGAGCAACACATATCACAACAGCACCCATGCCGCGGATGTGATGCAG GCCACTGGCGCATTTATCACCCAACTAACCAACAAGGATATGCTGGTGATGGATCGCATGGAGGAGGCGACTGCCTTGatcgccgccgccgcccacGACGTGGATCATCCTGGTCGCTCATCCGCCTTCTTGTGCAACTCCAACGACGCCCTGGCCGTTCTATACAATGATCTGACAGTGCTGGAGAACCATCACGCGGCAATAACCTTTAAACTGACACTGG GCGACGACAAGATCAACATTTTCAAGAACCTGGACAAGGAGACATACAAGTCGGCCCGCAGCACCATCATCGACATGATCCTGGCCACCGAGATGACCCGCCACTTTGAGCACCTGGCCAAGTTCGTGAGCGTCTTTGGCGGCGAGGAGCCGCGTGAT CACAACCCCCAGACGGATGAGGAGACGTCCATACTCATGCGTCGCATGCTGATCAAGGTGGCCGATGTGAGCAATCCCGCCAGGCCGATGCAGTTTTGCATCGAGTGGGCCCGCCGCATAGCCGAGGAGTACTTCATGCAGACGGACGAGGAGAAGCAGCGCCACCTGCCCATCGTGATGCCGATGTTCGATCGGGCCACCTGCAGCATACCAAAGAGCCAGATCGGCTTCATCGAATACATCATACAGGACATGATGCACGCCTGGGAGA GCTTCATCGACATGCCGCAGCTGATCACCTACATGCAGATCAACTACTCGCAGTGGAAGAAGTACGACGAGCAGGGCGTCAACACGCTGGCGGAGATCATGGCCAAGCAGCCACCGGTGGGCAAGATGGCGAACTCCAAATAG
- the LOC6615750 gene encoding high affinity cAMP-specific and IBMX-insensitive 3',5'-cyclic phosphodiesterase 8 isoform X3, whose translation MGCSPSTLPPAPSAGQTGERGSLPLDASEKDESRLFCIKLRRSRLRRCSCGGVTLQPPSDGNGSTAGDNLCGQVLLNPLQTKSEADYEKLSTGKKDSIVTVAALGNFTHSVVRRATGSTGTSGTSSSGGNSRPGHRKSSLALALTPEDEPMDVYQRNLMDLKYPTVLPPNPPLKALLVFHKSDSICEAITAACQRHQLDVTLVKSKEEALDTLQKSYATAQCYHLIIIDARSFKNLDAEHIARTIRHTHGHHLTTIIAVCKKSFFEKDDVLIALLDAGVNRCVAETTNLAMCSVELKQILHSIIRPHNVMSTQQALYTALHRLKEVVLITDDLLRIQYANRATERLLNMRLDEIISKQLEDIFVSDLSTISEQCKNIKEFDGILTVRRKSQEGIPMHVRVVPVACIGSAPTHLIFNFDVPGGQMDFIATLPQPKEAPRGSLHSVRRCSFDVRSIASDGLRRTSLAKLTSLPLEAPITKIINLLSQVQENCSADEARLIDKVLEFLKREGLYSPQMKEIRTDDPIATDLIGALLTGPSVYSSRRSSNDSIIRTGSSTRTAAIVPAKMKSNPIIMELLDESLSWDFDIFKLEEITDYHPLLYLGMEMFRRFDVFATLNIDENVCKAWLAVIEAHYRKSNTYHNSTHAADVMQATGAFITQLTNKDMLVMDRMEEATALIAAAAHDVDHPGRSSAFLCNSNDALAVLYNDLTVLENHHAAITFKLTLGDDKINIFKNLDKETYKSARSTIIDMILATEMTRHFEHLAKFVSVFGGEEPRDHNPQTDEETSILMRRMLIKVADVSNPARPMQFCIEWARRIAEEYFMQTDEEKQRHLPIVMPMFDRATCSIPKSQIGFIEYIIQDMMHAWESFIDMPQLITYMQINYSQWKKYDEQGVNTLAEIMAKQPPVGKMANSK comes from the exons ATGGGCTGTTCTCCGAGTACTCTGCCCCCCGCCCCTTCCGCTGGTCAGACCGGCGAACGAGGATCCCTGCCGCTGGACGCCTCTGAAAAGGACGAGAGCCGCCTCTTCTGCATCAAGCTCCGGCGCAGCCGCCTGCGCCGCTGCAGCTGTGGGGGCGTGACCTTGCAGCCCCCCAGCGACGGGAACGGCAGCACGGCCGGAGACAACCTGTGCGGCCAGGTGCTCCTCAATCCGCTGCAGACCAAGAGCGAGGCCGACTACGAAAAG CTGAGCACCGGCAAAAAGGACTCGATTGTGACGGTGGCCGCCCTGGGCAACTTCACACACAGCGTGGTGCGACGGGCCACTGGAA GCACAGGCACATCGGGCACCAGTTCATCCGGCGGGAACAGCCGTCCAGGTCACCGCAAGTCATCACTAGCCCTCGCCCTCACCCCGGAAGATGAGCCGATGGACGTCTACCAG CGAAATCTCATGGACCTGAAGTATCCAACCGTGCTACCACCGAATCCCCCACTTAAG GCCCTCCTGGTTTTCCACAAGTCGGACAGCATCTGCGAGGCGATCACCGCGGCGTGCCAGCGCCACCAGCTGGACGTCACGCTGGTCAAGTCCAAGGAGGAGGCCCTGGACACCCTGCAGAAGTCGTACGCCACCGCCCAGTGCTACCACCTAATCATAATTGATGCGCGCTCTTTCAAGAACCTGGATGCGGAGCACATTGCGAG AACCATTCGTCACACACACGGCCACCATTTAACGACAATAATTGCAGTCTGCAAGAAGAG TTTCTTCGAAAAGGATGATGTGCTAATTGCTCTATTGGACGCTGGCGTTAATAGA TGCGTAGCGGAGACGACCAACCTGGCCATGTGCAGTGTGGAACTGAAGCAGATACTGCACTCCATCATCCGGCCGCACAATGTCATGTCCACTCAACAG GCCCTCTACACGGCTCTGCACCGGCTAAAGGAGGTGGTGCTCATCACGGACGACTTGCTGCGGATTCAGTACGCGAACCGTGCCACCGAGAGGCTGCTCAACATGCGGCTG GACGAGATCATTAGCAAGCAGCTGGAGGACATATTTGTGTCGGACCTCTCCACCATCAGCGAGCAGTGCAAGAACATCAAGGAGTTCGATGGCATCCTGACCGTGCGTCGCAAGAGCCAGGAGGGCATACCCATGCACGTGCGCGTCGTGCCGGTGGCCTGCATAGGCAG CGCCCCCACGCACCTGATTTTCAACTTTGATGTGCCCGGCGGGCAGATGGACTTCATAGCCACGCTGCCGCAGCCCAAAGAGGCGCCTCGGGGCTCCCTGCACTCGGTGCGGCGCTGCAGCTTTGATGTCCGCTCCATCGCCTCGGACGGACTGCGGAGGACGAGCTTGGCCAAGCTGACGTCGCTGCCACTGGAGGCACCCATCACTAAA ATAATCAATTTACTATCACAAGTACAGGAGAATTGTTCGGCCGATGAGGCGCGTCTCATAGACAAGGTCTTGGAGTTCCTGAAGCGCGAGGGACTCTACAGTCCGCAGATGAAGGAGATACGAACGGACGATCCCATAGCCACCGATCTAATCGGTGCCCTGCTAACA GGTCCCAGCGTGTACTCATCGCGCCGCAGCTCGAATGACTCCATCATACGCACTGGCAGCTCCACGAGAACTGCCGCCATTGTGCCCGCCAAAATGAAG TCCAACCCCATTATCATGGAACTACTTGACGAATCTCTCAGCTGGGACTTtgatattttcaaattggAGGAGATCACCGACTACCACCCGCTGCTCTACCTGGGCATGGAGATGTTCCGTCGCTTCGACGTCTTTGCCACCCTGAACATCGATGAAAACGTGTGCAAGGCGTGGTTGGCAGTGATTGAAGCCCACTACCGCAAGAGCAACACATATCACAACAGCACCCATGCCGCGGATGTGATGCAG GCCACTGGCGCATTTATCACCCAACTAACCAACAAGGATATGCTGGTGATGGATCGCATGGAGGAGGCGACTGCCTTGatcgccgccgccgcccacGACGTGGATCATCCTGGTCGCTCATCCGCCTTCTTGTGCAACTCCAACGACGCCCTGGCCGTTCTATACAATGATCTGACAGTGCTGGAGAACCATCACGCGGCAATAACCTTTAAACTGACACTGG GCGACGACAAGATCAACATTTTCAAGAACCTGGACAAGGAGACATACAAGTCGGCCCGCAGCACCATCATCGACATGATCCTGGCCACCGAGATGACCCGCCACTTTGAGCACCTGGCCAAGTTCGTGAGCGTCTTTGGCGGCGAGGAGCCGCGTGAT CACAACCCCCAGACGGATGAGGAGACGTCCATACTCATGCGTCGCATGCTGATCAAGGTGGCCGATGTGAGCAATCCCGCCAGGCCGATGCAGTTTTGCATCGAGTGGGCCCGCCGCATAGCCGAGGAGTACTTCATGCAGACGGACGAGGAGAAGCAGCGCCACCTGCCCATCGTGATGCCGATGTTCGATCGGGCCACCTGCAGCATACCAAAGAGCCAGATCGGCTTCATCGAATACATCATACAGGACATGATGCACGCCTGGGAGA GCTTCATCGACATGCCGCAGCTGATCACCTACATGCAGATCAACTACTCGCAGTGGAAGAAGTACGACGAGCAGGGCGTCAACACGCTGGCGGAGATCATGGCCAAGCAGCCACCGGTGGGCAAGATGGCGAACTCCAAATAG
- the LOC6615750 gene encoding high affinity cAMP-specific and IBMX-insensitive 3',5'-cyclic phosphodiesterase 8 isoform X6, with product MIRSASPGSTGTSGTSSSGGNSRPGHRKSSLALALTPEDEPMDVYQRNLMDLKYPTVLPPNPPLKALLVFHKSDSICEAITAACQRHQLDVTLVKSKEEALDTLQKSYATAQCYHLIIIDARSFKNLDAEHIARTIRHTHGHHLTTIIAVCKKSFFEKDDVLIALLDAGVNRCVAETTNLAMCSVELKQILHSIIRPHNVMSTQQALYTALHRLKEVVLITDDLLRIQYANRATERLLNMRLDEIISKQLEDIFVSDLSTISEQCKNIKEFDGILTVRRKSQEGIPMHVRVVPVACIGSAPTHLIFNFDVPGGQMDFIATLPQPKEAPRGSLHSVRRCSFDVRSIASDGLRRTSLAKLTSLPLEAPITKIINLLSQVQENCSADEARLIDKVLEFLKREGLYSPQMKEIRTDDPIATDLIGALLTGPSVYSSRRSSNDSIIRTGSSTRTAAIVPAKMKSNPIIMELLDESLSWDFDIFKLEEITDYHPLLYLGMEMFRRFDVFATLNIDENVCKAWLAVIEAHYRKSNTYHNSTHAADVMQATGAFITQLTNKDMLVMDRMEEATALIAAAAHDVDHPGRSSAFLCNSNDALAVLYNDLTVLENHHAAITFKLTLGDDKINIFKNLDKETYKSARSTIIDMILATEMTRHFEHLAKFVSVFGGEEPRDHNPQTDEETSILMRRMLIKVADVSNPARPMQFCIEWARRIAEEYFMQTDEEKQRHLPIVMPMFDRATCSIPKSQIGFIEYIIQDMMHAWESFIDMPQLITYMQINYSQWKKYDEQGVNTLAEIMAKQPPVGKMANSK from the exons ATGATTAGGAGTGCGAGCCCGGGCA GCACAGGCACATCGGGCACCAGTTCATCCGGCGGGAACAGCCGTCCAGGTCACCGCAAGTCATCACTAGCCCTCGCCCTCACCCCGGAAGATGAGCCGATGGACGTCTACCAG CGAAATCTCATGGACCTGAAGTATCCAACCGTGCTACCACCGAATCCCCCACTTAAG GCCCTCCTGGTTTTCCACAAGTCGGACAGCATCTGCGAGGCGATCACCGCGGCGTGCCAGCGCCACCAGCTGGACGTCACGCTGGTCAAGTCCAAGGAGGAGGCCCTGGACACCCTGCAGAAGTCGTACGCCACCGCCCAGTGCTACCACCTAATCATAATTGATGCGCGCTCTTTCAAGAACCTGGATGCGGAGCACATTGCGAG AACCATTCGTCACACACACGGCCACCATTTAACGACAATAATTGCAGTCTGCAAGAAGAG TTTCTTCGAAAAGGATGATGTGCTAATTGCTCTATTGGACGCTGGCGTTAATAGA TGCGTAGCGGAGACGACCAACCTGGCCATGTGCAGTGTGGAACTGAAGCAGATACTGCACTCCATCATCCGGCCGCACAATGTCATGTCCACTCAACAG GCCCTCTACACGGCTCTGCACCGGCTAAAGGAGGTGGTGCTCATCACGGACGACTTGCTGCGGATTCAGTACGCGAACCGTGCCACCGAGAGGCTGCTCAACATGCGGCTG GACGAGATCATTAGCAAGCAGCTGGAGGACATATTTGTGTCGGACCTCTCCACCATCAGCGAGCAGTGCAAGAACATCAAGGAGTTCGATGGCATCCTGACCGTGCGTCGCAAGAGCCAGGAGGGCATACCCATGCACGTGCGCGTCGTGCCGGTGGCCTGCATAGGCAG CGCCCCCACGCACCTGATTTTCAACTTTGATGTGCCCGGCGGGCAGATGGACTTCATAGCCACGCTGCCGCAGCCCAAAGAGGCGCCTCGGGGCTCCCTGCACTCGGTGCGGCGCTGCAGCTTTGATGTCCGCTCCATCGCCTCGGACGGACTGCGGAGGACGAGCTTGGCCAAGCTGACGTCGCTGCCACTGGAGGCACCCATCACTAAA ATAATCAATTTACTATCACAAGTACAGGAGAATTGTTCGGCCGATGAGGCGCGTCTCATAGACAAGGTCTTGGAGTTCCTGAAGCGCGAGGGACTCTACAGTCCGCAGATGAAGGAGATACGAACGGACGATCCCATAGCCACCGATCTAATCGGTGCCCTGCTAACA GGTCCCAGCGTGTACTCATCGCGCCGCAGCTCGAATGACTCCATCATACGCACTGGCAGCTCCACGAGAACTGCCGCCATTGTGCCCGCCAAAATGAAG TCCAACCCCATTATCATGGAACTACTTGACGAATCTCTCAGCTGGGACTTtgatattttcaaattggAGGAGATCACCGACTACCACCCGCTGCTCTACCTGGGCATGGAGATGTTCCGTCGCTTCGACGTCTTTGCCACCCTGAACATCGATGAAAACGTGTGCAAGGCGTGGTTGGCAGTGATTGAAGCCCACTACCGCAAGAGCAACACATATCACAACAGCACCCATGCCGCGGATGTGATGCAG GCCACTGGCGCATTTATCACCCAACTAACCAACAAGGATATGCTGGTGATGGATCGCATGGAGGAGGCGACTGCCTTGatcgccgccgccgcccacGACGTGGATCATCCTGGTCGCTCATCCGCCTTCTTGTGCAACTCCAACGACGCCCTGGCCGTTCTATACAATGATCTGACAGTGCTGGAGAACCATCACGCGGCAATAACCTTTAAACTGACACTGG GCGACGACAAGATCAACATTTTCAAGAACCTGGACAAGGAGACATACAAGTCGGCCCGCAGCACCATCATCGACATGATCCTGGCCACCGAGATGACCCGCCACTTTGAGCACCTGGCCAAGTTCGTGAGCGTCTTTGGCGGCGAGGAGCCGCGTGAT CACAACCCCCAGACGGATGAGGAGACGTCCATACTCATGCGTCGCATGCTGATCAAGGTGGCCGATGTGAGCAATCCCGCCAGGCCGATGCAGTTTTGCATCGAGTGGGCCCGCCGCATAGCCGAGGAGTACTTCATGCAGACGGACGAGGAGAAGCAGCGCCACCTGCCCATCGTGATGCCGATGTTCGATCGGGCCACCTGCAGCATACCAAAGAGCCAGATCGGCTTCATCGAATACATCATACAGGACATGATGCACGCCTGGGAGA GCTTCATCGACATGCCGCAGCTGATCACCTACATGCAGATCAACTACTCGCAGTGGAAGAAGTACGACGAGCAGGGCGTCAACACGCTGGCGGAGATCATGGCCAAGCAGCCACCGGTGGGCAAGATGGCGAACTCCAAATAG
- the LOC6615750 gene encoding high affinity cAMP-specific and IBMX-insensitive 3',5'-cyclic phosphodiesterase 8 isoform X4, with protein sequence MGCSPSTLPPAPSAGQTGERGSLPLDASEKDESRLFCIKLRRSRLRRCSCGGVTLQPPSDGNGSTAGDNLCGQVLLNPLQTKSEADYEKLSTGKKDSIVTVAALGNFTHSVVRRATGSTGTSGTSSSGGNSRPGHRKSSLALALTPEDEPMDVYQRNLMDLKYPTVLPPNPPLKALLVFHKSDSICEAITAACQRHQLDVTLVKSKEEALDTLQKSYATAQCYHLIIIDARSFKNLDAEHIARTIRHTHGHHLTTIIAVCKKSFFEKDDVLIALLDAGVNRCVAETTNLAMCSVELKQILHSIIRPHNVMSTQQALYTALHRLKEVVLITDDLLRIQYANRATERLLNMRLDEIISKQLEDIFVSDLSTISEQCKNIKEFDGILTVRRKSQEGIPMHVRVVPVACIGSAPTHLIFNFDVPGGQMDFIATLPQPKEAPRGSLHSVRRCSFDVRSIASDGLRRTSLAKLTSLPLEAPITKENCSADEARLIDKVLEFLKREGLYSPQMKEIRTDDPIATDLIGALLTGPSVYSSRRSSNDSIIRTGSSTRTAAIVPAKMKSNPIIMELLDESLSWDFDIFKLEEITDYHPLLYLGMEMFRRFDVFATLNIDENVCKAWLAVIEAHYRKSNTYHNSTHAADVMQATGAFITQLTNKDMLVMDRMEEATALIAAAAHDVDHPGRSSAFLCNSNDALAVLYNDLTVLENHHAAITFKLTLGDDKINIFKNLDKETYKSARSTIIDMILATEMTRHFEHLAKFVSVFGGEEPRDHNPQTDEETSILMRRMLIKVADVSNPARPMQFCIEWARRIAEEYFMQTDEEKQRHLPIVMPMFDRATCSIPKSQIGFIEYIIQDMMHAWESFIDMPQLITYMQINYSQWKKYDEQGVNTLAEIMAKQPPVGKMANSK encoded by the exons ATGGGCTGTTCTCCGAGTACTCTGCCCCCCGCCCCTTCCGCTGGTCAGACCGGCGAACGAGGATCCCTGCCGCTGGACGCCTCTGAAAAGGACGAGAGCCGCCTCTTCTGCATCAAGCTCCGGCGCAGCCGCCTGCGCCGCTGCAGCTGTGGGGGCGTGACCTTGCAGCCCCCCAGCGACGGGAACGGCAGCACGGCCGGAGACAACCTGTGCGGCCAGGTGCTCCTCAATCCGCTGCAGACCAAGAGCGAGGCCGACTACGAAAAG CTGAGCACCGGCAAAAAGGACTCGATTGTGACGGTGGCCGCCCTGGGCAACTTCACACACAGCGTGGTGCGACGGGCCACTGGAA GCACAGGCACATCGGGCACCAGTTCATCCGGCGGGAACAGCCGTCCAGGTCACCGCAAGTCATCACTAGCCCTCGCCCTCACCCCGGAAGATGAGCCGATGGACGTCTACCAG CGAAATCTCATGGACCTGAAGTATCCAACCGTGCTACCACCGAATCCCCCACTTAAG GCCCTCCTGGTTTTCCACAAGTCGGACAGCATCTGCGAGGCGATCACCGCGGCGTGCCAGCGCCACCAGCTGGACGTCACGCTGGTCAAGTCCAAGGAGGAGGCCCTGGACACCCTGCAGAAGTCGTACGCCACCGCCCAGTGCTACCACCTAATCATAATTGATGCGCGCTCTTTCAAGAACCTGGATGCGGAGCACATTGCGAG AACCATTCGTCACACACACGGCCACCATTTAACGACAATAATTGCAGTCTGCAAGAAGAG TTTCTTCGAAAAGGATGATGTGCTAATTGCTCTATTGGACGCTGGCGTTAATAGA TGCGTAGCGGAGACGACCAACCTGGCCATGTGCAGTGTGGAACTGAAGCAGATACTGCACTCCATCATCCGGCCGCACAATGTCATGTCCACTCAACAG GCCCTCTACACGGCTCTGCACCGGCTAAAGGAGGTGGTGCTCATCACGGACGACTTGCTGCGGATTCAGTACGCGAACCGTGCCACCGAGAGGCTGCTCAACATGCGGCTG GACGAGATCATTAGCAAGCAGCTGGAGGACATATTTGTGTCGGACCTCTCCACCATCAGCGAGCAGTGCAAGAACATCAAGGAGTTCGATGGCATCCTGACCGTGCGTCGCAAGAGCCAGGAGGGCATACCCATGCACGTGCGCGTCGTGCCGGTGGCCTGCATAGGCAG CGCCCCCACGCACCTGATTTTCAACTTTGATGTGCCCGGCGGGCAGATGGACTTCATAGCCACGCTGCCGCAGCCCAAAGAGGCGCCTCGGGGCTCCCTGCACTCGGTGCGGCGCTGCAGCTTTGATGTCCGCTCCATCGCCTCGGACGGACTGCGGAGGACGAGCTTGGCCAAGCTGACGTCGCTGCCACTGGAGGCACCCATCACTAAA GAGAATTGTTCGGCCGATGAGGCGCGTCTCATAGACAAGGTCTTGGAGTTCCTGAAGCGCGAGGGACTCTACAGTCCGCAGATGAAGGAGATACGAACGGACGATCCCATAGCCACCGATCTAATCGGTGCCCTGCTAACA GGTCCCAGCGTGTACTCATCGCGCCGCAGCTCGAATGACTCCATCATACGCACTGGCAGCTCCACGAGAACTGCCGCCATTGTGCCCGCCAAAATGAAG TCCAACCCCATTATCATGGAACTACTTGACGAATCTCTCAGCTGGGACTTtgatattttcaaattggAGGAGATCACCGACTACCACCCGCTGCTCTACCTGGGCATGGAGATGTTCCGTCGCTTCGACGTCTTTGCCACCCTGAACATCGATGAAAACGTGTGCAAGGCGTGGTTGGCAGTGATTGAAGCCCACTACCGCAAGAGCAACACATATCACAACAGCACCCATGCCGCGGATGTGATGCAG GCCACTGGCGCATTTATCACCCAACTAACCAACAAGGATATGCTGGTGATGGATCGCATGGAGGAGGCGACTGCCTTGatcgccgccgccgcccacGACGTGGATCATCCTGGTCGCTCATCCGCCTTCTTGTGCAACTCCAACGACGCCCTGGCCGTTCTATACAATGATCTGACAGTGCTGGAGAACCATCACGCGGCAATAACCTTTAAACTGACACTGG GCGACGACAAGATCAACATTTTCAAGAACCTGGACAAGGAGACATACAAGTCGGCCCGCAGCACCATCATCGACATGATCCTGGCCACCGAGATGACCCGCCACTTTGAGCACCTGGCCAAGTTCGTGAGCGTCTTTGGCGGCGAGGAGCCGCGTGAT CACAACCCCCAGACGGATGAGGAGACGTCCATACTCATGCGTCGCATGCTGATCAAGGTGGCCGATGTGAGCAATCCCGCCAGGCCGATGCAGTTTTGCATCGAGTGGGCCCGCCGCATAGCCGAGGAGTACTTCATGCAGACGGACGAGGAGAAGCAGCGCCACCTGCCCATCGTGATGCCGATGTTCGATCGGGCCACCTGCAGCATACCAAAGAGCCAGATCGGCTTCATCGAATACATCATACAGGACATGATGCACGCCTGGGAGA GCTTCATCGACATGCCGCAGCTGATCACCTACATGCAGATCAACTACTCGCAGTGGAAGAAGTACGACGAGCAGGGCGTCAACACGCTGGCGGAGATCATGGCCAAGCAGCCACCGGTGGGCAAGATGGCGAACTCCAAATAG